A single Verrucomicrobiia bacterium DNA region contains:
- a CDS encoding citrate/2-methylcitrate synthase, with protein sequence MGTASSSPAPAQDAHKESKVVRGLEGVMVAQTSLSLVDGENSRLYYRGISIEEFVGRSNFEEVAYLLWFGKLPNAAELKDFKRKFAKEREISKEVLDIIKKFPKTAHPMAALRTACSSIALWDKKAETFDPVETQKKALCLTAKFPTIIAAIYRLRQGKKPLAPDPKLSHAQNFLYMMNGKLPEKEMEAALDAYLILLADHGLNASTFSARVTTATQSDLYSAITSAVGTLKGDLHGSANQHAMEMILDIGKPEKAEAYVMDLLEHKKKVMGFGHRIYKKQDPRAEAFRGIARELCESKGQTKWLEISNKVEKVMWEKKQIPCNVDFFSASVLYILGFPVDYFTTVFAASRVAGWTAHVIEQEKDNRLIRPSAEYVGPMGQHYVPIQERM encoded by the coding sequence ATGGGAACAGCTTCATCATCACCGGCTCCGGCGCAGGACGCGCACAAAGAATCCAAGGTCGTCAGAGGCCTTGAAGGCGTTATGGTCGCGCAGACCTCGCTCAGCCTTGTCGACGGCGAAAACAGCAGGCTTTATTACCGCGGCATCTCGATCGAGGAATTCGTCGGGCGCTCGAATTTCGAAGAGGTCGCGTACCTCCTGTGGTTCGGCAAGCTCCCGAACGCGGCCGAGCTGAAAGATTTCAAGCGCAAGTTCGCCAAAGAGCGCGAAATCTCCAAGGAAGTCCTCGACATCATCAAGAAATTTCCGAAGACCGCGCATCCCATGGCCGCGCTCCGGACCGCGTGCTCGTCCATCGCGCTCTGGGACAAAAAGGCCGAGACCTTCGACCCGGTCGAGACGCAGAAAAAGGCGCTTTGCCTCACCGCGAAATTTCCCACGATCATTGCCGCGATTTACCGGCTGCGCCAGGGCAAGAAGCCCCTCGCGCCTGACCCGAAGCTGTCCCACGCCCAGAACTTCCTTTATATGATGAACGGGAAGCTGCCCGAAAAGGAAATGGAAGCCGCGCTCGACGCGTACCTCATTCTCCTGGCCGATCACGGCCTCAATGCCTCGACGTTTTCGGCCCGCGTCACGACCGCCACGCAATCCGACCTTTATTCCGCGATCACGTCCGCGGTCGGCACGCTGAAGGGCGACCTGCACGGCTCCGCGAACCAGCACGCCATGGAAATGATCCTCGACATCGGCAAGCCGGAAAAAGCCGAGGCCTATGTCATGGACCTTCTCGAGCACAAAAAGAAAGTCATGGGCTTCGGGCACCGCATTTATAAGAAGCAGGACCCGCGCGCCGAGGCGTTTCGCGGCATCGCGCGTGAACTTTGCGAGTCCAAGGGCCAGACCAAGTGGCTGGAAATCTCGAACAAGGTCGAGAAAGTCATGTGGGAGAAGAAACAAATTCCCTGCAACGTGGATTTCTTTTCCGCATCTGTCCTCTACATCCTCGGATTCCCGGTGGATTATTTCACCACGGTCTTTGCCGCGAGCCGCGTGGCCGGCTGGACCGCGCAC
- a CDS encoding gamma carbonic anhydrase family protein, protein MKKRPREPLLPRVGKRVFVDPSAQVIGDVRLGDYSSIWPGCVLRGDINKIVVGRYSNVQDLSVLHVEREKACIVGDYVVVGHNVVLHACKIGDQCLVGMGSIVLDGAVLGKGVLLGAGSLVTHGQKLEAGHMYFGRPAKKVRKLSREEIAGLKKWAQRYVRYAADHLDGKFARL, encoded by the coding sequence ATGAAAAAGCGCCCGCGCGAACCGCTCCTTCCCCGGGTCGGCAAGCGGGTCTTCGTGGATCCTTCCGCCCAGGTTATCGGCGACGTGCGCCTCGGCGATTATTCCAGCATCTGGCCCGGCTGCGTGCTTCGCGGCGATATCAACAAGATCGTGGTCGGCCGCTATTCCAACGTCCAGGACCTTTCGGTGCTGCATGTCGAGCGCGAAAAGGCGTGCATCGTCGGCGATTACGTGGTGGTCGGACACAACGTGGTCCTTCACGCGTGCAAAATCGGAGACCAGTGCCTGGTCGGCATGGGCTCGATCGTGCTCGACGGCGCGGTGCTCGGCAAGGGCGTGCTGCTCGGCGCGGGAAGCCTGGTCACGCACGGCCAGAAACTCGAGGCCGGGCACATGTATTTCGGAAGGCCCGCGAAAAAAGTGCGGAAGCTCTCGCGCGAGGAAATCGCGGGCTTGAAAAAATGGGCCCAGCGCTACGTGCGTTACGCGGCGGACCATCTGGACGGCAAGTTCGCGCGGCTGTAA
- the acnA gene encoding aconitate hydratase AcnA: protein MNSCGAKSDLKAGKNTYTIYRLDALKKAGLSLEKLPYSIRILLENLLRNEDGLSVRKEDIEALAKWDAKKKSDKEIAFMPARVVMQDFTGVPAVVDLAAMRDAIRKMGGNPAKINPLQPAQLVVDHSVQVDSFGTATSLEENIKKEYERNVERYQFLRWGQQAFKDFSVVPPGTGIVHQVNLEYLASVVLTQKKDGALVACPDTLVGTDSHTTMINGLGVLGWGVGGIEAEAAMLGQPISMLIPEVVGFKLHGQLPEGTTATDLVLTVTQMLRKKGVVGKFVEFYGAGLDSLPLADRATIANMAPEYGATMGFFPVDQETLVYLKLTGRPEETVALVEAYCKEQGLFRTPQSPEPVYSDTLELDLGSVEASLAGPKRPQDRVPLKKSRRAFREALVTMVKAADESVDTKRLEPWFEGGKQPAPESFSSAGSLAQAVAVQAEPQSFQLQHGSVVIAAITSCTNTSNPAVMLGAGILAKKAVEKGLSVKPWVKTSLAPGSKVVMDYLKASNLLPSLEKLKFYLVGYGCTTCIGNSGPLPEAISQGINDKKLVAVSVLSGNRNFEGRVNPDVRANYLASPPLVVAYALAGTMDIDLQHDPLGKDQKGNPVYLKDIWPSQKEIHDAVKLVDAKMFSKQYSSVFDGDKFWKELKVPTGDTFAWQPDSTYVKHPPYFENMPVKPEALKDIKEARCLALLGDSVTTDHISPAGNISKKSPAAQYLMGKGVKPQDFNSYGSRRGNHEVMVRGTFANIRLRNLLAPGTEGGMTCLLPERSLTTIYDASVAYQQRKTPLVVIAGKEYGSGSSRDWAAKGPMLLGVKAVIAESFERIHRSNLIGMGILPLEFLPGQNWQSLGLTGEELFSFYGIAGDLKPGKKIKVTALDDKGTKEFQTVCRIDTPVELAYYQHGGILQYVLRQLLGK from the coding sequence ATGAACAGTTGCGGCGCCAAGTCAGACCTCAAAGCAGGCAAGAACACGTACACGATTTACCGGCTGGACGCGCTGAAAAAAGCCGGCCTTTCCCTCGAAAAGCTCCCGTATTCCATCCGCATTCTTCTGGAAAACCTGCTGCGCAATGAAGACGGCCTTTCCGTGCGCAAGGAAGACATCGAAGCGCTGGCGAAATGGGACGCGAAGAAAAAGTCCGACAAGGAAATCGCGTTCATGCCCGCGCGCGTGGTGATGCAGGATTTTACGGGCGTGCCCGCGGTGGTGGACCTCGCGGCCATGCGCGACGCGATCCGCAAAATGGGCGGCAATCCCGCGAAGATCAACCCGCTTCAGCCCGCGCAGCTCGTCGTGGACCATTCCGTGCAGGTCGACTCGTTCGGCACCGCGACTTCCCTGGAAGAAAACATCAAGAAAGAATACGAGCGCAACGTCGAGCGCTACCAGTTCCTGCGCTGGGGCCAGCAGGCGTTCAAAGATTTTTCCGTGGTGCCGCCGGGAACCGGTATCGTGCACCAGGTGAACCTCGAATACCTCGCGAGTGTCGTGCTCACGCAGAAAAAAGACGGTGCTTTGGTGGCGTGCCCGGACACGCTGGTCGGCACGGACTCGCATACCACCATGATCAACGGCCTCGGCGTTCTGGGCTGGGGCGTGGGCGGCATCGAGGCCGAAGCCGCGATGCTGGGCCAGCCGATTTCCATGCTGATCCCGGAAGTCGTGGGCTTCAAGCTGCACGGCCAGCTTCCCGAAGGCACGACCGCGACGGACCTTGTCCTCACCGTGACGCAGATGCTGCGCAAAAAAGGCGTGGTGGGAAAATTCGTGGAGTTTTACGGCGCGGGTCTGGACAGCCTGCCGCTTGCCGACCGCGCGACCATCGCGAATATGGCGCCGGAATACGGCGCGACCATGGGCTTTTTCCCGGTCGACCAGGAAACGCTCGTCTACCTGAAGCTCACCGGACGCCCGGAAGAAACCGTTGCGCTCGTTGAAGCATATTGCAAAGAGCAGGGCCTTTTCCGCACGCCGCAGTCGCCCGAACCCGTTTATTCCGACACGCTGGAGCTGGATCTCGGCAGCGTGGAAGCCAGCCTTGCCGGGCCGAAGCGCCCGCAGGACCGCGTGCCTCTGAAAAAATCACGCCGCGCGTTCCGCGAAGCGCTCGTCACCATGGTGAAAGCCGCGGATGAATCCGTGGACACCAAGCGCCTCGAGCCCTGGTTCGAAGGCGGCAAGCAGCCCGCCCCGGAATCTTTTTCTTCAGCCGGAAGCCTGGCGCAGGCGGTGGCCGTGCAGGCGGAGCCGCAGTCTTTCCAGCTTCAGCACGGCTCGGTCGTGATTGCCGCGATCACGAGCTGCACCAACACGTCGAACCCCGCGGTCATGCTCGGCGCGGGAATTCTGGCGAAGAAGGCCGTGGAAAAAGGCCTGTCCGTGAAGCCGTGGGTGAAGACGAGCCTCGCGCCCGGCTCCAAAGTGGTCATGGATTATCTGAAGGCCAGCAACCTGCTGCCGTCGCTGGAAAAATTAAAATTTTATCTCGTGGGCTACGGCTGCACGACCTGCATCGGAAATTCCGGGCCGCTGCCCGAAGCGATTTCGCAGGGCATCAACGATAAAAAGCTCGTGGCCGTTTCCGTTCTTTCCGGCAACCGCAACTTCGAAGGCCGCGTGAACCCGGACGTGCGCGCCAATTATCTCGCGTCGCCGCCGCTTGTCGTGGCTTACGCGCTGGCCGGGACCATGGACATCGACCTCCAGCATGACCCGCTCGGCAAAGATCAAAAGGGCAATCCGGTTTACCTGAAGGACATCTGGCCCTCGCAGAAGGAAATCCACGACGCGGTGAAGCTGGTCGACGCGAAAATGTTCAGCAAGCAGTACAGCAGCGTTTTCGACGGCGACAAATTCTGGAAAGAGCTGAAAGTCCCGACCGGCGACACCTTTGCCTGGCAGCCGGATTCGACGTACGTGAAACATCCGCCGTATTTCGAGAACATGCCCGTGAAACCGGAAGCGCTCAAAGACATCAAAGAAGCGCGCTGCCTGGCGCTCCTCGGCGACTCGGTCACGACCGACCACATTTCGCCGGCCGGCAATATCTCCAAAAAATCTCCGGCCGCGCAGTACCTGATGGGCAAGGGCGTGAAGCCGCAGGACTTCAATTCGTACGGCTCGCGCCGCGGCAACCACGAAGTCATGGTGCGCGGGACTTTCGCGAACATCCGGCTGCGAAACCTGCTCGCGCCCGGCACCGAAGGCGGCATGACGTGCCTGCTTCCGGAGCGCTCGCTCACGACGATTTACGATGCCTCGGTCGCGTACCAGCAGCGCAAGACGCCGCTTGTCGTGATCGCGGGAAAAGAATACGGTTCAGGCTCGTCGCGCGACTGGGCGGCCAAAGGCCCCATGCTTCTGGGCGTCAAAGCCGTGATCGCCGAGAGCTTCGAGCGCATCCACCGCAGCAACCTGATCGGCATGGGCATCCTGCCGCTCGAATTTTTGCCCGGGCAAAACTGGCAGTCGCTCGGGCTTACGGGCGAAGAGTTGTTTTCGTTTTACGGCATCGCCGGCGATCTGAAACCCGGAAAGAAGATCAAGGTCACGGCGCTTGACGACAAAGGCACCAAAGAATTCCAGACCGTTTGCAGGATCGACACTCCCGTCGAACTTGCCTATTACCAGCACGGCGGCATCCTGCAGTATGTGCTGCGGCAGCTGTTGGGAAAATAA
- a CDS encoding isocitrate/isopropylmalate dehydrogenase family protein codes for MKTYNVTLIPGDGIGPELAEVAKKCIDATGVSIKWDIEHAGIDIMEKAGTPLPDSVLASIRKNKVAIKSPITTPVGTGFRSVNVALRKELDLYACIRPCKSYEGVRSRYQNIDLVIVRENTEDLYAGIEFQKGTKEAAEIIGHIERLSKRKISPDSGISIKPISVFGTERIVKAAFEYARKYKRKKVTAVHKANIMKFTDGLFLEVARNVAKSYTDIEFDDRIVDNMSMQLVQMPDLYDVLVLPNLYGDILSDLCAGLIGGLGVAPGANIGDGCAMFEATHGSAPKYKGLNKVNPVALILSGVLMLRYLGEESAADALEGAVADVIREGKDVTYDMKESRNDPTAVGTREMGDAIIRKLKTAKVKG; via the coding sequence ATGAAGACTTACAATGTGACCCTGATCCCCGGTGACGGCATCGGTCCCGAACTCGCGGAAGTCGCAAAGAAATGCATTGATGCCACCGGCGTCAGCATTAAGTGGGACATCGAGCACGCGGGCATCGACATCATGGAGAAGGCCGGGACCCCGCTTCCCGACAGCGTCCTCGCGTCCATCCGCAAGAATAAAGTCGCGATCAAGTCGCCCATCACGACTCCGGTCGGCACGGGTTTCCGCTCCGTGAACGTCGCTCTTCGTAAAGAGCTCGACCTCTACGCCTGCATCCGTCCCTGCAAATCTTACGAAGGCGTGCGCTCGCGCTACCAGAACATCGACCTCGTCATCGTCCGCGAAAACACCGAAGACCTCTACGCGGGCATCGAATTCCAGAAGGGCACGAAAGAAGCCGCGGAAATTATCGGCCATATTGAAAGACTATCCAAGCGCAAGATCAGCCCGGATTCGGGCATCAGCATCAAGCCCATTTCCGTTTTCGGTACCGAGCGCATCGTGAAGGCCGCGTTCGAATACGCCCGCAAGTACAAGCGCAAGAAAGTCACCGCCGTCCACAAGGCCAACATCATGAAGTTCACGGACGGCCTGTTCCTGGAAGTGGCGCGCAACGTGGCGAAAAGCTATACCGACATCGAATTCGACGACCGCATTGTCGACAACATGTCCATGCAGCTCGTGCAGATGCCGGACCTGTACGACGTCCTCGTGCTGCCGAACCTCTACGGCGACATCCTCTCCGACCTTTGCGCCGGACTTATCGGCGGCCTCGGCGTCGCGCCGGGAGCGAACATCGGCGACGGCTGCGCGATGTTCGAAGCCACGCACGGCTCCGCCCCGAAATACAAAGGCCTGAACAAGGTCAATCCCGTGGCGCTCATCCTTTCCGGCGTCCTGATGCTTCGTTACCTCGGCGAAGAAAGCGCGGCCGATGCGCTCGAAGGCGCGGTGGCGGACGTCATCCGCGAAGGGAAAGACGTCACGTACGACATGAAAGAAAGCCGCAATGATCCCACGGCCGTCGGCACCCGCGAAATGGGCGACGCCATCATCCGCAAACTCAAAACCGCAAAAGTAAAAGGTTAA
- a CDS encoding inositol monophosphatase family protein produces the protein MNYPQIKSTLFKALREAGSLMKEAIDRPKDIQKKSELSLVTETDCACEKAIIAAVQKDFPDHAFLTEESPAFGNSPSRWIVDPVDGTTNFAHGYPVSCVSIGFEHEGVVRMGGVYDPFRDELFFAEKGKGAFKNDKPIRVSQVKKLSESLIATGFPYDVRENADYYLATFKDFLMTTQGIRRAGAAAIDLCYVACGRYDAFYEKNLQPWDKAAGMLIVEEAGGRVTNYTGKPLGLNDHGNLATNGLLHAEMIEILKKTT, from the coding sequence ATGAATTATCCCCAAATTAAAAGCACGCTCTTTAAGGCCCTGCGCGAGGCCGGGTCCCTCATGAAAGAGGCCATCGACAGGCCTAAAGACATCCAGAAAAAATCCGAACTAAGTCTCGTGACCGAAACGGATTGCGCCTGCGAGAAGGCCATCATCGCGGCCGTGCAGAAAGACTTCCCCGACCACGCTTTTCTCACGGAAGAATCCCCCGCTTTCGGCAATTCGCCTTCGCGCTGGATCGTGGACCCAGTCGACGGCACGACCAACTTCGCGCATGGCTATCCGGTCTCCTGTGTCTCCATCGGCTTCGAGCATGAAGGTGTCGTTCGCATGGGCGGCGTGTACGATCCCTTCCGCGACGAGCTCTTTTTCGCGGAAAAAGGCAAGGGCGCGTTCAAGAACGACAAACCCATCCGCGTTTCGCAGGTGAAAAAACTCTCCGAGTCGCTGATCGCCACGGGTTTTCCGTATGACGTGCGCGAGAATGCGGATTATTACCTGGCGACGTTCAAGGACTTCCTGATGACGACCCAGGGCATCCGGCGCGCGGGCGCGGCCGCGATCGACCTGTGCTATGTCGCGTGCGGGCGCTACGATGCCTTCTATGAAAAGAACCTGCAGCCCTGGGACAAGGCCGCGGGCATGCTGATCGTGGAAGAAGCGGGCGGGCGCGTTACGAACTACACGGGAAAACCTCTGGGCCTGAACGACCACGGCAACCTCGCCACCAACGGTCTGCTGCACGCCGAGATGATCGAAATCCTCAAAAAAACAACCTGA
- the mdh gene encoding malate dehydrogenase: MSKPKVTVVGAGFVGATTAQRIVEKDIADVVLIDVVEGLPQGKALDMMESAPVEGFSAKIIGTNSYDDTKNSDVIVITAGLARKPGMSRDDLLFKNAEIVGGIVTEAARRSPNAIIITVTNPLDVMTYLAWKKSGFDSKRVFGMAGELDSARYAYFIADELKCVPAEVSALVLGGHGDEMVPVPRYTTVRGIPITELIAKDKIEAINQRTRDGGAEIVKYLKTGSAFYAPSSSVVRMVRSVLQDRGDVIPSCVYLNGQYGVKDTYCGVPARLGRSGVQQVVELKLAPEELKALQVSADHVRENCGKLSVPV, translated from the coding sequence ATGAGCAAGCCCAAGGTTACCGTAGTAGGCGCCGGGTTCGTCGGAGCGACGACCGCGCAGCGAATCGTTGAAAAAGACATTGCCGACGTGGTGCTGATCGACGTCGTGGAAGGCCTGCCGCAGGGCAAGGCGCTCGACATGATGGAGTCCGCGCCGGTCGAAGGATTTTCCGCGAAGATCATCGGCACGAACAGCTACGACGACACAAAAAATTCCGACGTGATCGTGATCACGGCCGGCCTCGCGCGCAAGCCGGGCATGAGCCGCGACGATCTCCTGTTCAAAAACGCCGAAATCGTAGGCGGCATCGTGACCGAAGCCGCGCGCCGCTCTCCGAACGCCATCATCATCACGGTCACGAACCCGCTGGACGTCATGACGTATCTCGCCTGGAAAAAATCCGGTTTTGATTCCAAGCGCGTCTTCGGCATGGCCGGCGAGCTGGATTCCGCCCGCTACGCTTACTTCATCGCCGATGAGCTCAAATGCGTGCCCGCGGAAGTTTCCGCGCTGGTGCTTGGCGGACACGGCGACGAGATGGTCCCGGTCCCGAGGTACACGACCGTGCGCGGCATCCCGATCACGGAACTCATTGCGAAAGACAAAATCGAAGCCATCAATCAGCGCACGCGCGACGGCGGCGCCGAAATCGTGAAGTATCTCAAGACCGGCAGCGCGTTTTATGCGCCGTCTTCTTCGGTGGTGCGCATGGTGCGCTCGGTGCTGCAGGACCGCGGCGACGTGATCCCGTCCTGCGTTTATTTGAACGGCCAGTACGGCGTGAAGGACACTTATTGCGGCGTTCCCGCGCGGCTCGGACGCAGCGGCGTGCAGCAGGTGGTCGAACTGAAGCTTGCGCCCGAAGAATTGAAGGCGCTGCAGGTTTCGGCCGATCACGTGCGCGAAAATTGCGGAAAACTGAGCGTCCCGGTTTAA